GGCCCTCGCCGACAAGATCAAGGACGCGGACAAGCCCGTCTTCGTGGCGGTCCTCCCGGACGGCTACCCCACGCAGGACCTGTTCCGGAACCTGCGCACCGAGACCGGCGTCACCGGCCTGTACGGCATCCGCGTCGGCGACGAGTTCGACGCCCGGGCCGACAGCGCGGTGCTGAGCCGCCAGGGCGTGTCCAACCTGGTCACGGCCGTCCAGGGCGCGGGCGACGCCAAGGCGCAGCTGAACGACTTCGTCGACGACGCCCTGCGCAACGTGGGCGGCTCGGCGCCGAGCAGCTGGAGCGACGGCTCGGGCAGCGACGTGCCGGTCGGCGGGCTGGTCACGGTCGGCGCCCTGCTCGCGGCCGGCGGCGCGGGCGCCTACGCCCTGGTGCGGCGCAACCGGCGCCGCCACGAGGAGGAGCAGCGGGCCGCGCTGGAGAAGCTGCGGGTGGTCGTCGACGAGGACATCACCGCCTTCGGCGAGGAGCTCGACCGCCTCGACTTCCACCCCGCCGAACCCGGCGCCGACGACGCGATGCGCGCCGACTACGAGCACGCCCTGGACTCCTACGAGCAGGCGAAGTCGCTGATGGCCGCCGCGACCAAGCCGGAGGACGTGCGGGCCGTCACCCAGGCCGTGGAGGACGGCCGCTTCTCCCTGGCTCGGCTCGCGGCCCGCCGCGAGGGCGCCCCGCTGCCGGAGCGCCGCCCGCCCTGCTTCTTCGACCCGCGCCACGGCCCCTCGGTCGCCGACGCGAGCTGGACGCCCCCGGGCGGTGCCGCGCGCGAGGTGCCGGTCTGCGCGGCCGACCGCACGCGGCTCGCCGAGGGCCGCGACCCGGTGATCCGCGAGGTCGACACCGACTACGGCCGCCGCCCGTACTGGGACGCGGGCCCGGCGTACGGCCCCTGGGCCGGCGGTTACTTCGGCGGCGGCATCCTGCCCGGCCTCCTCATCGGCACCATGCTCGGCAGCATGATGGCCGGCCCCGCCTACGCGGCCGACTACGGCTCCGGCTACGGGGACTTCGGCGGCCACGAGGGCGGCGACGTCTCCGGCGCGGACTTCGACACCGGCGACTTCGGAGGGGGTTTCGGCGGAGGCGACTTCGGTGGCGGAGGCGACTTCGGTGGTGGTGGCGACTTCGGCGGCGGGTTCTGACCGGGGCGGAGACAGGGACGTCCGTCCCCGGTCCCCGGCCCGGCTGCTGTCCGGGCGACGGAGCGTCGTCGCGTTGCCGTCCGATGGCCCGTTCAGCGGCCCGTAGACCCCTCCCGCACGCCCGAGTGGGGCTCAGCTCCGTACCGCCTCCCGGGCAGCACCCCGAGGCCCCCACTGCCGCCACGCCACCCCGGCCACGACGCCCGCCAGCACGACCAGCCCCGCGCTGACCCACACCGGCGAGCGGTACCCGAGCCCGGCGCCGATGGCCGTGCCGCCGGCCCAGGGGCCCAGCGTGGCCCCCACGTTGAACGCCGCCGTGGCGAAACCGCCGGCCAGGGTCGGCGCGCCCGGGGCCGCGTACAGCGCCTGGGAGATCAGAGTGGAGCCGACGCCGAAGGACAGCGCCCCCTGCGCGAAGACCAGCCCGAGCGCCAGGACCGGGTGCCCCGCCCCGAGGGCCAGCGCGCACCAGCCCGCGCACACCGCGACGCCCCCGCCGGCGAGCACCGGCACCGGACGCCGGTCGGCGACGCGCCCCGCCGCGCTGACCCCCGCGAACGACCCGGCCCCGAACAGCGCGAGCACCCCGGGCACCCAGCCGCTGCCCAGCCCCGTCACCTCGGTGACCAGCGGCGCGAGATAGGTGAAGGTGCAGAACGTCGCCCCGTTCACCAGGGCGCCCAGCAGCAGCGTCACCACCAGCCGGGGACTGCGCAGCGACCGCAGCTCACCCCGCAGCGCGGGCGGCTCGCCTCCGGCCCTGCCCCCGGGCACGGACCGCGCCACGGCCGCCAGGGCGGGTGCCGACACCAGCGCCACGGCCCAGAACGCCGTACGCCACCCCCACAGTTCGCCCAGCACGGCCCCGGCGGGCACCCCGGCCACGCAGGCCAGCGTCACCCCGCCGAGCAGCATCGACGTGGCCCGCCCCTTGGCGTCGGCCGGGACCATGCCCACGGCGGCCACGAGGGCGACGGCGAGGAACCCGGCGTTGGCGCACGCCCCCACGACCCGCGTGGCGAGCAGCACCGCGAAACTGTCGGTGAGCGCACCGACGACGTGGACGGCGAGGAAGACGCCGAGGAACGCCAGCAGCGCGCCCCGCCGCGGCCAGCGCCGCGCGAGCCCCGCCACCAGCGGCGCCCCGACGACCATCCCCGCCGCGAAGGCGGAGGTCAGCGCCCCCGCCGCGGGAACGGACACCCCCAGATCCCGCGCGATGTCCGGCACCAGCCCGGACAGCATGAACTCGGACGTGCCTTGCGCGAACACGGCAAGGCCCAGCAGAAGAAGAGCGAACGGCATGAAGAAACTCCGCACCCGGAAGTCGACGACGGACACGACACGTCGGACGGCACACCGGCGGCGGAGCGGGCTGCTTCAGCGGGCCCGGCGGCCCGGCATCGGCGTCACGGACACAGCCACCGGAGAACCGGTGGCCGCACTCTGGACGCCTCGGGGCTGGACATGGACGGCACGTTAGGCGGAGTCGGCGGACCGGGTCCACCGGTTTTCCGCCCCCTCTCCCCGGGCGGCGGTCCGGGCCGTGCCCCGGCGCCCCTCACCACGGTGGACCACGACGACGGCCGCGAGGCAGACGGCCAGCCCGAGCGCGGTCTGCAGGCCGAACGGCTCACCGAACATCAGCGCGCCCCAGACGGCCGTGACCGGGGCCATGAGGAACATCAGCGTGTTGACCTTCGTGACGCCGGAGCGCTTCAGGATCAGCCAGTACAGCCCGTACCCGCCGAACGTGGACAGGCCCACGAGCCAGGCGACCGCCACCCAGAAGCCGGTCCCGGCGGGCGGCGCCGCGGCACCGGTGCCCAGGGCCAGGGCGGTGAACAGGACGGCACTGGTGACGCAGTGGACGGTCAGCGACACGGAGGGGGCGACCCGCGCGCGGGACCGGCTCTCCAGGAACGTCGCCGCGACCAGGGACAGCATGCCGAGCAGCGGCACGGCGTACGCCCACCAGGGCACGCCCGCTCCCGCCGCCGCGTCGGCCAGCGTGACCACGGCGACGCCGCCCAGCCCCAGGCCGAGTCCGGCCCACTGCCGCCCCGAGACGTACTGGCCCAGCAGCGGTCCCGCGAGGGCCCCGGCGACCAGCGGCTGCACCCCGTCGATCAGGGCCGTCGTGCCGCTGGAGACGCCGAGCTGGATGGCGTAGTAGACGCTGAGCAGATAGCCGCTCTGCGACAGCACGCCGATCACGGCCTGCCGGGTCACGTCCCGGGCGGTGAGCCCCCGCCACGCGCCCCGCAGGACGACGGCGACGGCGACGAGGACGACGGCCAGCGGCAGGAACCGCCACATCAGGACCGTGAGCGCGGAGGCGCTGCCCGCACCGAGCTTGGCCCCGATGAACCCGGAACTCCAGCACAGGACGAAGGCGAGGGACAGGAGGATGTTCACGACATCACAACCAGTAGACAGATCGGTATACCTGTTCCCCGCTCACTATACAGAACGGTATAGTCGGTGTCATGGGCACCACCGCACCGCACCCCCGTCGCATCACGATGACGCCCGCCGCCCGCCGCGCCCTGGAGGCCGCCGCCCGGCTGTTCTACGAGCGCGGCATCCACGCGGTCGGGGTCGACCTCATCGCCGCCGAGGCCGGGGTGACCAAGAAGACCCTCTACGACCGGTTCGGCTCCAAGGAGCAGATCGTCGTGGAGTACCTCGCGGACCGCGACGAGCGCTGGCGGGCCTTCCTCGCCGCACGCCTCGACGCGGCGGGCCCGGACCCGCGCGAGCGCGTCCTCGCGGTGTTCGACGCCACCCGCGCCTGGGCCGAGGAGTCGAGCCCCAAGGGGTGCAGCATGGTCAACGCCCACGCGGAGATCAGCGACCCCGCCCATCCGGCCCACCCGATCATCACCGGCCAGAAGCAGTGGATGCTCGCCCTGTTCACGCGCCTCGCCGCGGACCTCGCGCCCGAGAGGGCGGACTCCCTGGCCCGGACGCTGATGCTCCTGCACGAGGGCGCCCTCGTCGCCCACGGGCTGGCCGTGTTCCCGGACGCCGCCACCCACGCCCGCGAACAGGCCCGCGCGCTGCTCCCTTAGCGGACGGCACCTGTCCTACTTCCTCCCTACGGTGGTGACATGACCGCCTCCGACGGCACGGACCCCGTCTCCTTCACCACCGCGGCAGCCCTGGACTCCTGGCTGACCGCCCACGCCGCCCGGCATGCCGGCCTCTGGGTCAAGGTCGCGAAGAAGGGCTCGGGCATTCCCTCCGTCAGCGCCGCCGACGTCAACGACGTGGCGCTGTGCCACGGGTGGATCACCGGGCAGCGCAAGGGGCTCGACGCGTCCTGGTACCTGCAGCGGATCACCCCGCGGCGGCCCGGCAGCCTCTGGTCCCTGGTCAACGTCCGGCGGGTCGGGGAACTGACCGCGGCCGGACGGATGCGGCCGGGCGGGCTCGCGGAGGTGGCGGCCGCGCGGGCGGACGGGCGCTGGGAGGCGGCGTACGCGTCCCAGAAGGAGGCCGCGGTCCCCGAGGACCTGGCGGCAGCGCTGGAGCGGAGTCCCCGGGCCGCCGCAGCCTTCGGGGCGCTCGGGCGGACGGACCGCTACCTCGTGATGCTCGGCGTGCTCCGCGCCCGGACCGCGCGCGGCCGGGCCGCTCAGGTGGCGGCGGCGGTCCGGAGGCTGGAGTCCGGACGGCCGGACCGCTGAGACGGGCGGGAGGCCGTCGCCCCGCACGGGGCGGCCCCGGCATGGGACGGCCCCGGCACGTAGCGGACCCCGCACCGAACGGCACCGGGCACGGAACGGGCCCGGCACCGAACGGCACCGGGCCCGCGGGCTGTCGGAGGGGAGGCGGGTCAGAGCGAGGACGCCGCCGAGGCGATGGCGGAGGCGAAGGTCGAGACCTCCGTGTAGACGCCGGGGGCCTCGGGCCGGGCGCAGCCCTCGCCCCAGCTGACGATGCCGACCTGGATCCAGCCGCCGGCGTTGTCCCTGCGGAACATGGGGCCGCCGGAGTCGCCCTGGCAGGTGTCGACACCGCCCGCGTCGAAGCCGGCGCAGATCTCCTCGTTCGCGACGAGGCCGCTGTACAGGCCGCCGTAGGCCTTGCAGGCGGCGTCGCTGACGAACGGCACGGTCGCCTTCAGCAGGTAGCGCTGCTGGGAGCCGCCCTCACGGTTCGCGCCCCAGCCCGCGACGGTGAAGTCACCGGTGTTGTACTGCGCGGTCGTGGCGATCTTCAGGGTCGGCAGGTTGATGGGCTGGGCGAGCTTGATCAGCGCCCAGTCCTTGCCGGTGCCGTTGTAGCCGGGGGCGCGCAGCACCTTGGTGGAGCGGACCTGGACCCGGCCGCTGGTGGACTGCAGGTCCGCGACGCCCGCGGTGGCGGTGATGCTGGTGTTGTTGCCGGAACCGCTCACGCAGTGCGCGGCCGTGAGCACGATCTGCTGGGTGTAGAGCGCGCCGCCGCAGCCCATGGAGAGCCGGACCATGAACGGGAACTCGCCCTGCGCGGCACGGGTTCCGCCGACGACGGGCGACGTGGCGGCCTGCGCGGCGGAGACGGGCTGGAGACTGGCGATCGCGAGGGCGGCGGCGCCGAGGACCGCGCATCTCTTGAGGGCCGTGAGGAGTCTCTTCAACGTGATGCCTTTCGTGGGGGGTTGACCTGGGGATGTGCAACCGAAGCATCAGATTGACGAGTCCATGACATTAGTGAAAGGTGCGATCCAGCCAGAACCGGCCCGGCGGTATGCCGCCGGGCCGGTCGAAGGGGGCTCACGCGTTCCTGATCGCCG
This genomic stretch from Streptomyces sp. Go-475 harbors:
- a CDS encoding TetR/AcrR family transcriptional regulator, whose protein sequence is MGTTAPHPRRITMTPAARRALEAAARLFYERGIHAVGVDLIAAEAGVTKKTLYDRFGSKEQIVVEYLADRDERWRAFLAARLDAAGPDPRERVLAVFDATRAWAEESSPKGCSMVNAHAEISDPAHPAHPIITGQKQWMLALFTRLAADLAPERADSLARTLMLLHEGALVAHGLAVFPDAATHAREQARALLP
- a CDS encoding YdeI/OmpD-associated family protein, producing MTASDGTDPVSFTTAAALDSWLTAHAARHAGLWVKVAKKGSGIPSVSAADVNDVALCHGWITGQRKGLDASWYLQRITPRRPGSLWSLVNVRRVGELTAAGRMRPGGLAEVAAARADGRWEAAYASQKEAAVPEDLAAALERSPRAAAAFGALGRTDRYLVMLGVLRARTARGRAAQVAAAVRRLESGRPDR
- a CDS encoding Cmx/CmrA family chloramphenicol efflux MFS transporter, with amino-acid sequence MPFALLLLGLAVFAQGTSEFMLSGLVPDIARDLGVSVPAAGALTSAFAAGMVVGAPLVAGLARRWPRRGALLAFLGVFLAVHVVGALTDSFAVLLATRVVGACANAGFLAVALVAAVGMVPADAKGRATSMLLGGVTLACVAGVPAGAVLGELWGWRTAFWAVALVSAPALAAVARSVPGGRAGGEPPALRGELRSLRSPRLVVTLLLGALVNGATFCTFTYLAPLVTEVTGLGSGWVPGVLALFGAGSFAGVSAAGRVADRRPVPVLAGGGVAVCAGWCALALGAGHPVLALGLVFAQGALSFGVGSTLISQALYAAPGAPTLAGGFATAAFNVGATLGPWAGGTAIGAGLGYRSPVWVSAGLVVLAGVVAGVAWRQWGPRGAAREAVRS
- a CDS encoding serine protease, coding for MKRLLTALKRCAVLGAAALAIASLQPVSAAQAATSPVVGGTRAAQGEFPFMVRLSMGCGGALYTQQIVLTAAHCVSGSGNNTSITATAGVADLQSTSGRVQVRSTKVLRAPGYNGTGKDWALIKLAQPINLPTLKIATTAQYNTGDFTVAGWGANREGGSQQRYLLKATVPFVSDAACKAYGGLYSGLVANEEICAGFDAGGVDTCQGDSGGPMFRRDNAGGWIQVGIVSWGEGCARPEAPGVYTEVSTFASAIASAASSL
- a CDS encoding DMT family transporter, encoding MNILLSLAFVLCWSSGFIGAKLGAGSASALTVLMWRFLPLAVVLVAVAVVLRGAWRGLTARDVTRQAVIGVLSQSGYLLSVYYAIQLGVSSGTTALIDGVQPLVAGALAGPLLGQYVSGRQWAGLGLGLGGVAVVTLADAAAGAGVPWWAYAVPLLGMLSLVAATFLESRSRARVAPSVSLTVHCVTSAVLFTALALGTGAAAPPAGTGFWVAVAWLVGLSTFGGYGLYWLILKRSGVTKVNTLMFLMAPVTAVWGALMFGEPFGLQTALGLAVCLAAVVVVHRGEGRRGTARTAARGEGAENRWTRSADSA